A part of Leptotrichia hongkongensis genomic DNA contains:
- a CDS encoding alpha/beta hydrolase, with protein sequence MGLLITINVLFMIFFFVIAYMSIRYFINQIEKYPRVTFEEVYNSKKLRQKYNIEDNKANPYDYGYNFKEIEYKSGKIQLYGWLIENKEATKTMIISHGRGVNRLASLQYLEMFKNIGLDKEYNFFIPDLRNSGKSDVAKTKMGYCFGQDIFHTMEMLNERFGKNNFTLYGFSQGGMGSAIASKMYVKALRKKGIVIDKLILDSSISNIRKRIKEDAKKRRVPKFIVSVIVRIFNLRVGSHLDKLKLSYLLKRIPTLIIQSKNDKATTYGMLMEEYNELAQNENIKLKVFEKGSHTRIYADPECKDEYVEAVKEFLTN encoded by the coding sequence ATGGGATTATTAATAACAATTAATGTGCTGTTTATGATATTTTTCTTTGTGATAGCATATATGTCAATACGGTATTTTATTAATCAGATTGAGAAATATCCGAGAGTTACATTTGAAGAGGTGTATAACAGTAAAAAATTGAGACAGAAGTATAATATTGAGGATAATAAGGCAAATCCTTATGATTATGGGTATAATTTTAAGGAAATTGAGTATAAGTCAGGGAAAATACAGCTTTATGGGTGGCTTATTGAAAATAAGGAAGCTACAAAAACGATGATTATTTCACATGGTCGTGGTGTAAACAGGCTGGCTTCGTTACAATATTTGGAAATGTTTAAAAATATTGGACTTGACAAGGAGTATAATTTTTTTATTCCAGATTTGAGAAACTCTGGAAAGTCTGATGTGGCTAAAACTAAGATGGGATACTGCTTTGGACAGGATATTTTTCACACAATGGAAATGCTGAATGAAAGATTTGGAAAGAACAATTTTACATTATATGGATTTTCGCAAGGGGGTATGGGGTCTGCAATTGCTTCCAAAATGTACGTGAAGGCACTTAGAAAAAAAGGGATTGTGATTGATAAGCTGATTTTGGACAGTTCGATTTCCAATATAAGAAAGAGAATTAAGGAAGATGCAAAAAAACGTCGTGTTCCAAAATTTATTGTAAGTGTTATTGTAAGAATTTTTAATTTAAGAGTTGGAAGTCATCTTGATAAGCTGAAATTATCATACTTACTAAAAAGAATACCTACTTTGATAATTCAGTCTAAAAATGACAAGGCTACAACTTACGGAATGCTTATGGAAGAGTATAACGAACTTGCACAAAATGAAAATATCAAACTAAAAGTTTTTGAAAAAGGTTCACACACAAGAATTTATGCTGATCCTGAGTGTAAAGATGAATACGTTGAGGCGGTAAAAGAGTTTTTAACAAATTAA
- a CDS encoding nucleotidyltransferase family protein: MLKIGIVAEYNPFHNGHLYQIRKIKEIFGEDVLIVVVISGDFVQRGEISFLDKWEKTQVSLGCGVDLVVELPLYYSIQNAEIFSRMATKILDYLGIDIQVFGAEEENIDILQKVLELQKRQDYKDKLMKYMKKGNSYSTSQRLALKEYNLDGIVKSNNILALEYMREIENSNLKIKPYIIKREISEYNEEKVSKDREEFASASFLRNELEKILDEFSKEKFDFEKIKNFIAKKKYDFLKDVRVENSKEIVKKNYNFEKKQNIRGKIGLESLKNVKTEERVFLKLEEIQKFLPEKSFDIIFKNLEWKINNRFSGDKIKEEIFKIVKYKILTEKKEKIMEIYDITEEIYARIHGTMLNSQKYIEFLKNSKSRNLSNKRVERIILNILLNIKAKMMDFEINYVRILGFNKKGQEYLKEIRKNNKIENFDAKNDFQKKDVFVNWKDIEKFDKRDENTESLENQENFLEKIQVEKNGFLIKELILGKKEKLNPIVCLD, from the coding sequence TTGTTAAAAATAGGAATTGTAGCTGAATATAATCCATTTCACAATGGACATTTGTATCAAATCAGGAAAATTAAAGAGATATTTGGTGAAGATGTCTTGATTGTGGTAGTGATAAGTGGAGATTTTGTTCAGCGGGGAGAAATTTCGTTTTTGGATAAGTGGGAGAAAACACAGGTTAGCTTAGGATGCGGAGTTGATTTGGTTGTGGAGTTGCCACTTTATTATTCGATTCAGAATGCTGAGATTTTTTCAAGAATGGCAACAAAAATTTTGGATTATTTGGGGATAGATATTCAGGTTTTTGGAGCGGAAGAGGAAAATATTGATATTTTGCAAAAGGTGCTTGAACTGCAGAAAAGGCAGGATTATAAGGACAAGCTTATGAAATATATGAAAAAAGGCAACAGCTACAGCACTTCTCAAAGACTGGCATTAAAGGAATATAATCTAGATGGAATTGTGAAGTCAAATAATATTCTAGCTCTAGAATATATGCGTGAAATAGAAAATAGTAATCTTAAAATAAAACCGTATATTATAAAAAGAGAAATTTCAGAATATAACGAAGAGAAAGTTTCTAAGGATAGGGAAGAATTTGCTAGTGCTTCATTTTTGAGAAATGAATTGGAGAAGATTTTGGATGAATTTTCTAAGGAAAAATTTGATTTTGAAAAAATAAAAAATTTTATTGCTAAAAAAAAATATGATTTTTTAAAAGATGTAAGAGTAGAAAATTCAAAAGAAATTGTTAAAAAAAATTATAATTTTGAGAAAAAGCAAAATATTAGGGGAAAAATAGGTTTAGAAAGTTTGAAAAATGTAAAAACAGAAGAAAGAGTCTTTTTGAAACTAGAAGAGATTCAGAAATTTTTACCAGAAAAATCATTTGACATTATTTTTAAAAATTTGGAATGGAAGATAAATAACAGATTTAGTGGGGATAAAATAAAAGAAGAAATCTTTAAAATTGTGAAATATAAGATTTTGACAGAAAAAAAAGAAAAAATAATGGAAATATATGATATAACTGAAGAAATTTATGCTAGAATACATGGAACAATGCTGAATTCGCAAAAATATATAGAATTTTTGAAAAATTCAAAATCTAGAAATTTATCAAATAAACGTGTAGAACGGATTATTTTGAATATTTTACTAAATATAAAAGCTAAAATGATGGATTTTGAAATAAACTATGTAAGAATTTTAGGCTTTAATAAAAAAGGTCAGGAATATTTGAAAGAAATTCGTAAAAATAATAAAATTGAAAACTTTGATGCGAAAAATGATTTTCAGAAAAAAGATGTTTTTGTAAATTGGAAAGATATTGAAAAATTTGATAAAAGGGATGAAAATACAGAAAGCTTGGAAAATCAAGAAAATTTTTTGGAAAAAATACAAGTTGAAAAAAATGGATTTTTGATAAAAGAATTAATTTTAGGGAAAAAAGAGAAATTAAATCCAATTGTCTGTTTAGATTGA
- a CDS encoding type 1 glutamine amidotransferase, whose product MKIHFILHEAFEAPGAYLAWTALSGHDISTTKVYQYEKLPENADSFDFLIVMGGPQSPIGDNSEFPYFDAKAEIELIRKAIKADKFVVGICLGAQLLGEAFGGKTEKSPFREIGNFPIELTKDGLEDDNIKHFGKQATVGHWHSDMPGLTDTAKVLAASKGCPRQIIKYSEKHYGFQCHLEFTKALTELLIDSDKTLEQDSQTLPFVQSPQTIRNNNYDEMNNLLYEFLDKLTKK is encoded by the coding sequence ATGAAAATACACTTTATATTACACGAAGCATTTGAAGCGCCAGGAGCTTATCTTGCTTGGACAGCACTTTCTGGACACGATATTTCCACAACAAAAGTATATCAATATGAAAAGTTACCTGAAAATGCAGATTCATTTGATTTTTTAATTGTGATGGGCGGACCGCAGAGTCCTATTGGAGATAACAGCGAATTTCCATATTTTGATGCAAAAGCTGAAATTGAATTAATCAGAAAGGCTATAAAGGCAGATAAATTTGTAGTTGGAATATGTCTTGGTGCTCAATTACTAGGAGAAGCATTTGGTGGCAAAACAGAAAAAAGCCCTTTCCGTGAAATAGGAAATTTTCCAATTGAACTAACAAAAGATGGACTGGAAGATGACAACATAAAACATTTTGGAAAACAAGCTACTGTAGGGCATTGGCATAGCGATATGCCAGGATTAACAGATACTGCAAAAGTCTTGGCAGCAAGTAAAGGGTGTCCACGACAGATTATAAAATATAGCGAAAAACATTATGGCTTTCAATGCCATCTCGAATTTACAAAAGCTCTAACTGAATTATTAATAGATTCAGATAAAACTCTTGAGCAGGATAGCCAAACTTTACCTTTTGTTCAATCTCCCCAAACTATACGTAACAATAACTACGATGAAATGAATAATCTTCTTTATGAATTTTTAGATAAACTTACAAAAAAATAA
- a CDS encoding 2'-5' RNA ligase family protein — translation MKKLFFSIFLMFCINVFSNVNYNVFVIMDNNATKNVENISKGLKDEGIESLYSKGYAVHLTLYLTEYKPEALKTIKDTVNKIANQTKPFDIEFYRLRKTGGNWFMLDAQNNEAIQQLADEITVSLNKYRAKDAKVPDWAKSIPEKVKSFNLYGSPNVFTSFDPHITLLTPEDSAKIDAFTSKYDFKPFKSKVIGIGIAQVDDLGQAKNIIYSVKFKK, via the coding sequence ATGAAAAAATTATTTTTTTCAATTTTTTTAATGTTTTGTATCAACGTTTTTTCCAATGTAAACTATAATGTTTTTGTAATTATGGATAACAATGCAACTAAAAATGTGGAAAACATTTCAAAAGGACTTAAAGATGAAGGAATCGAAAGCCTTTATTCCAAAGGATATGCAGTCCATCTGACACTTTATCTTACAGAATACAAACCTGAAGCACTAAAAACAATAAAGGATACTGTCAACAAAATTGCAAATCAGACAAAGCCTTTTGATATAGAATTTTACAGATTAAGAAAAACTGGCGGAAACTGGTTTATGCTTGATGCTCAAAACAATGAAGCTATACAACAGCTTGCAGATGAAATAACAGTTAGCTTAAACAAATATCGTGCAAAGGACGCAAAAGTTCCTGACTGGGCAAAATCTATTCCTGAAAAAGTAAAATCCTTTAATTTGTACGGCTCTCCAAACGTATTTACAAGTTTTGATCCGCACATAACTTTACTTACTCCAGAGGATTCAGCAAAAATAGATGCATTTACTTCAAAATATGATTTTAAACCTTTTAAATCTAAAGTTATTGGTATCGGAATCGCCCAAGTTGACGATTTAGGACAAGCAAAAAATATCATTTATTCAGTAAAATTTAAAAAATAA